In Choloepus didactylus isolate mChoDid1 chromosome X, mChoDid1.pri, whole genome shotgun sequence, a genomic segment contains:
- the LOC119522040 gene encoding transcription factor SPT20 homolog, translating to MERALELALDRADDIIESVQRRPPERKYLSSGEKSISQKLYDLYVEECGKEPEVTQDLRSNVNLLEKLVTQERLPCLVVSLYPGNDGYSLVLRGKNGTDTETIRLPYEQEELLEYLDAEQLPPVLVDLLEKSHVNMFHSGCVIAEIRDFRQCSNRESPGYQSRHILLRPTMQTLISDVNSITSDNHKWTQEDKLLLESQLILATAEPLCLDPSVSVTCTANRLLYNKQKMNTRPMKRSLKRYSWFSQNQQQEVSHCPPPPQLTSLPSSTERKGRKADEHYDLKICKSENCVDMWKHSPCNLDIPSEVDVEEYVKFGESITWEDPQLTIWPDHDLKDDYGFECEAGNYDQNTKMNIMKSLDDPFISGKTQPCTDDEDSDSQIPPCHYSIDDHSDWFLMESMADAECALGQYQELVQKEAQCPATMSHSSSGSASPHRLSLGKEVVSVQSSASGKGVKCCRPPTKLPSSSGAHSSGNSFTPKQASSCFKAPIPSSASEPPCLSWKLSMNPSQAIMPSPAASSPSGSSQTVTATQVMANSAGLNSVSVGGSAGRVQAVVSGSNPVLSSTPAATTPVGINLNGHSALGDPLPNAVPGAAQLGAVQTEAVKPASQETISLVLKDASHLRPLTLLQLPRGSFVLNTLPQQPQQSSQLMPQQPLQQPTTFVPRQPSVHRPQQASASQVQAFSAQPAVVVNLTRLGTFVQSQATLSQRGSAQKKSQQSLPQPRFQFFPAFPQQHQQVYQLRIVQLPAAAVAAVAAPAARSLQPRPQDAGSQSKGKMKLHPKVRSLALSLSQTQEHWKKRIEFLLHVCFLNVSGLHCYINNLYTEAQPYDLKIKAGKGFNDLRFVPKSLLL from the coding sequence ATGGAACGAGCTTTAGAGCTAGCTTTGGATCGTGCTGACGATATCATTGAAAGTGTCCAACGGAGACCTCCTGAAAGAAAATACTTATCTAGCGGGGAAAAATCTATATCTCAAAAACTTTATGACTTATATGTTGAGGAATGTGGAAAAGAGCCCGAGGTTACCCAGGATTTAAGAAGCAATGTGAACTTGTTAGAGAAGCTTGTTACACAAGAGAGATTGCCATGTTTAGTGGTCAGCCTCTACCCAGGAAATGACGGATATTCTCTGGTGctgaggggaaaaaatggaacagATACTGAAACCATTCGACTGCCTTATGAACAGGAGGAATTGCTTGAATACTTGGATGCAGAACAATTGCCTCCTGTTTTGGTTGATCTCCTAGAAAAATCACATGTTAATATGTTTCATTCTGGATGTGTCATAGCAGAAATACGAGACTTCAGGCAGTGCAGTAATAGGGAATCTCCTGGTTACCAAAGCAGGCATATTCTCTTACGCCCAACAATGCAGACTTTAATCAGTGATGTGAATTCAATAACAAGTGATAACCACAAATGGACTCAGGAAGACAAACTTTTGCTTGAGAGCCAGCTGATCTTGGCTACAGCTGAACCCCTGTGTCTTGATCCTTCTGTATCAGTAACCTGCACTGCAAACAGACTGCTGTATAACAAGCAGAAGATGAACACTCGCCCAATGAAACGGAGTTTAAAGAGGTATTCCTGGTTCTCTCAGAATCAGCAGCAGGAAGTGTCTCATTGTCCACCTCCTCCTCAGCTAACATCATTGCCTTCTtccacagaaaggaaaggaagaaaggcagatgAGCATTATGACCTCAAAATCTGTAAGTCAGAAAATTGTGTAGATATGTGGAAACACAGTCCCTGTAATTTGGACATACCTTCAGAAGTGGATGTGGAGGAATATGTTAAGTTTGGCGAGTCTATAACATGGGAGGACCCACAACTGACAATCTGGCCAGACCATGATCTAAAAGATGATTATGGATTTGAATGTGAAGCTGGCAATTATGATCAGAATACAAAAATGAACATCATGAAATCACTTGATGATCCATTTATCTCTGGTAAAACACAGCCGTGTACAGATGATGAAGATAGCGATAGCCAGATACCTCCCTGCCACTACTCCATAGATGACCATTCAGATTGGTTCCTGATGGAATCAATGGCTGATGCTGAGTGTGCACTCGGTCAGTACCAGGAATTGGTCCAGAAGGAAGCCCAATGTCCAGCCACGATGTCACACAGCTCCAGTGGCTCAGCCAGTCCACATCGCCTTTCTCTAGGGAAGGAAGTTGTGTCGGTTCAGTCTTCAGCATCAGGGAAGGGAGTGAAATGCTGTCGACCACCCACCAAACTTCCCTCAAGCTCAGGAGCTCATTCTTCAGGTAACAGTTTTACTCCAAAACAGGCAAGCAGCTGTTTTAAAGCTCCAATTCCTTCCTCTGCTTCTGAGCCACCATGTCTTTCTTGGAAATTATCCATGAATCCCAGTCAAGCCATTATGCCTTCTCCAGCTGCTTCATCACCTTCTGGCTCATCACAGACAGTCACGGCCACCCAGGTGATGGCCAACTCTGCTGGACTGAACTCAGTTAGTGTAGGGGGCTCAGCTGGTAGAGTGCAGGCTGTCGTGAGTGGGTCAAACCCCGTGCTGAGCAGTACCCCTGCAGCCACAACTCCTGTAGGAATAAATCTGAATGGCCATTCAGCCTTGGGAGATCCCCTACCAAATGCAGTGCCAGGGGCAGCACAGCTGGGGGCAGTGCAAACAGAGGCAGTGAAGCCAGCTTCTCAAGAAACCATTTCCCTtgttttaaaagatgcttcacaTCTCAGGCCCTTAACTCTACTCCAGCTTCCAAGAGGTTCATTTGTTCTGAACACTCTGCCACAGCAGCCGCAGCAGAGCTCTCAGTTGATGCCACAGCAACCACTTCAGCAGCCCACAACTTTTGTTCCTCGACAGCCAAGTGTACACCGTCCCCAGCAAGCTTCTGCCAGTCAAGTACAGGCCTTCTCCGCTCAGCCAGCTGTTGTTGTTAACCTCACCAGGTTAGGAACTTTTGTGCAGTCCCAAGCCACGTTGTCTCAGCGTGGCTCTGCCCAGAAGAAATCCCAGCAAAGCCTTCCTCAGCCGAGATTCCAGTTCTTCCCTGCCTTTCCACAGCAGCACCAACAAGTATACCAGTTGAGAATCGTGCAGCTTCCAGCGGCTGCGGTTGCAGCAGTGGCCGCACCAGCAGCTCGGTCACTGCAGCCTCGGCCTCAGGATGCAGGCAGCCAGTCCAAAGGTAAAATGAAGTTACACCCCAAAGTTCGGAGTCTTGCATTATCTCTTTCTCAAACACAAGAGCATTGGAAGAAAAGGATAGAGTTTTTACTTCATGTTTGTTTCTTAAATGTCAGTGGCTTACATTGCTACATAAACAATCTTTATACAGAAGCACAGCCCTacgatttaaaaataaaagcagggaaGGGATTTAATGATCTAAGGTTTGTGCCTAAGTCACTGCTTCTATGA